A window of the bacterium genome harbors these coding sequences:
- a CDS encoding cytochrome c: MKNTFLFVLFISAIVALFAIAFSFAQDQGLDGKKIFVDAKCNSCHTVTSMEIISKKDDATDLSNAGTLGDAQLMKSYLLKEAKINEKEHKMKFKGTDEELNALVNWLLSLKTESEG; the protein is encoded by the coding sequence ATGAAAAATACATTCTTATTCGTTTTGTTTATATCAGCAATAGTTGCACTTTTCGCAATCGCTTTCTCATTTGCACAGGACCAGGGACTTGATGGGAAGAAAATCTTTGTTGATGCAAAGTGTAATAGTTGTCATACAGTAACTTCCATGGAAATTATTTCAAAAAAGGATGATGCAACCGATCTTTCCAACGCTGGAACTTTAGGCGATGCTCAGCTTATGAAATCATATCTTCTTAAAGAAGCAAAGATTAATGAGAAAGAACATAAAATGAAATTCAAAGGAACTGATGAAGAGTTAAATGCACTTGTAAACTGGTTGCTATCTCTCAAAACAGAATCTGAAGGATAA
- a CDS encoding cytochrome b/b6 domain-containing protein, whose translation MAVEGGSVSVANCASCHGSHNIKPSSDPTSTVSKENLVKTCGGCHPGANERFTVGKIHITRQEESEPIIYFIASMYIALIFMVIGLMFVHNIIDFFRKSKIKKMKQRGLIREERHSHRLYLRMSVNERIQHATMAISFMILVVTGFMLSYPNSWWASHIRDLSSDTFEYRSLIHRIAAVVMVAISLYHIYYVSFTQKGRQLIKDLLPRYQDIRDAIDVAKFNLGISKVKPKLDRFSYVEKAEYWALIWGTIVMSITGVIMWFNNYFMGLITKLGWDIARTVHYYEAWLAFLAIVVWHFYFVIFNPDVYPMSLAWWKGTITEEEMADEHALELEKIKQKEQEQSNPESSEDKS comes from the coding sequence TTGGCTGTTGAAGGAGGATCTGTTTCTGTCGCTAATTGTGCAAGCTGCCATGGTTCGCACAATATAAAACCATCATCCGATCCAACATCAACAGTAAGCAAGGAAAACCTTGTCAAAACCTGCGGAGGATGTCATCCTGGTGCAAATGAAAGATTTACTGTCGGAAAGATTCATATTACAAGACAAGAAGAAAGTGAACCAATAATTTATTTCATCGCCTCGATGTATATCGCTTTGATATTTATGGTGATTGGTTTGATGTTCGTACATAATATTATAGACTTTTTCAGAAAGTCAAAAATTAAAAAGATGAAGCAGCGCGGGCTGATTCGTGAAGAAAGACACAGCCACAGACTTTACCTGCGAATGAGTGTTAATGAGCGGATTCAGCATGCAACAATGGCAATTAGTTTTATGATATTGGTAGTTACCGGTTTTATGTTAAGCTATCCAAATTCCTGGTGGGCGTCACATATTCGCGATTTGAGCAGCGATACTTTTGAATATCGAAGTTTGATCCATAGAATTGCAGCAGTTGTTATGGTAGCCATTAGCTTATACCATATTTACTATGTTTCATTTACTCAGAAAGGAAGACAATTAATAAAAGATCTTCTTCCCAGATATCAGGATATTAGAGATGCAATTGATGTAGCTAAGTTCAATCTTGGTATCTCAAAAGTAAAACCAAAACTCGATAGATTCAGTTATGTAGAAAAAGCTGAATACTGGGCTTTAATTTGGGGAACAATTGTTATGTCGATTACCGGAGTAATTATGTGGTTTAATAATTACTTCATGGGTCTGATAACAAAGCTTGGCTGGGATATTGCAAGAACCGTGCATTACTATGAAGCCTGGCTTGCGTTCCTCGCAATAGTCGTGTGGCATTTTTACTTTGTGATTTTTAATCCTGATGTTTATCCGATGAGCCTTGCCTGGTGGAAAGGAACTATAACAGAAGAGGAAATGGCTGATGAACATGCTCTTGAGCTTGAGAAGATTAAACAGAAAGAACAGGAACAAAGTAATCCCGAAAGTTCTGAAGACAAATCCTAG
- a CDS encoding carbon-nitrogen family hydrolase — protein sequence MKIALVQYNPAWEDKESNKQKILSLVREIEGVELFIFPEMTLTGFTMKSREMSETIQGESFRFFSLLAKEKASNVFAGIIERRDKRIYNTFIHIKPDGDLVKLYRKIHPFSYSGENKHFNAGVKPAYTKIRTWKIGLTICYDLRFPELYRKYGKKRNHLVVNIANWPDTRIEHWRTLLKARAIENQCYVAGINRVGKDPKLFYPGFSSVFDPMGKELATVENEEKVIVVELDKNYVKEVREKFPFLDDIKLI from the coding sequence ATGAAAATAGCACTAGTCCAATATAACCCAGCCTGGGAAGATAAAGAATCAAACAAGCAGAAAATCCTTTCGCTTGTCCGGGAAATTGAAGGAGTTGAGTTATTCATTTTTCCTGAAATGACTTTGACTGGTTTTACTATGAAGTCCCGGGAGATGTCTGAAACAATTCAGGGAGAATCATTCAGATTTTTTTCATTACTAGCAAAAGAAAAAGCTTCGAATGTATTTGCCGGGATAATTGAACGCAGAGACAAACGAATTTACAACACATTTATTCATATAAAACCAGATGGAGATCTGGTAAAACTGTACAGGAAGATTCATCCATTTTCTTATTCAGGTGAGAATAAACATTTTAATGCAGGAGTGAAACCAGCTTACACAAAAATCAGAACCTGGAAAATAGGATTAACAATTTGTTATGATTTACGTTTCCCTGAGCTTTACAGAAAATATGGAAAGAAGAGAAATCACCTTGTCGTAAATATTGCCAACTGGCCTGATACACGGATCGAGCATTGGCGAACTTTATTGAAAGCTCGTGCGATCGAAAATCAATGTTACGTTGCTGGTATAAATCGGGTTGGGAAAGATCCAAAATTATTTTATCCGGGATTCAGCAGTGTGTTTGATCCGATGGGGAAAGAATTAGCTACTGTTGAGAATGAAGAAAAAGTTATTGTTGTTGAACTCGATAAAAATTATGTTAAAGAGGTGAGAGAGAAATTTCCGTTTCTTGATGATATAAAATTAATCTAA
- a CDS encoding GNAT family N-acetyltransferase: MNDILISDDKSKLDIGVIHRFLTKSYWAEGRSIEDVKKSIEHSDCFGVYLDGRQIGFARIVTDYVVFAYLMDVFILEEYRGKGYSKLFLSRILDDERFRGIKKWVLATKDAHSLYTKFGFEPLKRPERMMEKVVFRK; this comes from the coding sequence ATGAATGACATTTTAATCTCTGATGATAAATCAAAATTGGATATCGGAGTAATTCACCGATTTCTTACTAAATCTTACTGGGCTGAAGGCAGATCAATTGAAGATGTAAAAAAATCGATTGAACACTCTGATTGCTTTGGAGTTTATTTAGATGGCAGACAGATTGGTTTTGCAAGAATAGTAACGGATTATGTTGTCTTTGCATATTTGATGGATGTTTTTATTCTTGAAGAATACCGTGGCAAAGGTTACTCCAAACTCTTTCTCAGTAGAATCCTGGATGACGAAAGATTTAGAGGAATAAAAAAGTGGGTGCTTGCTACAAAGGATGCACACTCACTCTATACTAAATTTGGATTTGAGCCTCTTAAACGACCCGAGCGGATGATGGAAAAAGTTGTCTTCAGAAAATAA
- the asd gene encoding aspartate-semialdehyde dehydrogenase gives MNNLQEKIPVAILGATGSVGQKFIELLANHPWFEITELCASDKSAGKKYKDAVDWFLSAPLPEKVKNILVQKCEPTLKSRVVFSGLDSSVAGEVETEFAKAGYKVISNSKNHRMDDDVPLLIPEVNPDHLELINSQKFGDGCIVTNPNCSVIGLVLALKPLFDNFGLESVNVVTMQAISGAGHPRVVNLDIDDNVIPFIGGEEPKVEIEPLKILGSLNRNKIVYNNFKVSAQCNRVNVTDGHTECVQINLKRKASADEIINVWQEFKSTPQQLDLPSSPVQPIHYGIENAFPQPKHQRNADKGMAVSIGRLKKDNIFDYSFVILSHNTVRGAAGGAILCAELMKAKGYL, from the coding sequence TTGAATAACTTACAAGAAAAAATACCTGTAGCAATACTTGGTGCAACTGGCAGCGTTGGTCAAAAGTTTATTGAATTACTAGCTAACCATCCATGGTTTGAAATTACGGAACTTTGTGCATCTGACAAATCAGCCGGGAAAAAATATAAAGATGCGGTCGACTGGTTTCTTTCTGCTCCACTTCCTGAAAAAGTAAAGAATATTTTGGTTCAGAAATGTGAACCAACTCTAAAATCCAGAGTAGTTTTTTCAGGGCTAGATTCCTCGGTTGCAGGAGAAGTAGAGACTGAATTTGCCAAAGCAGGATACAAAGTAATTTCAAATTCAAAAAATCACAGGATGGATGATGATGTTCCGCTACTTATTCCTGAAGTAAATCCTGATCATCTTGAATTAATCAATTCTCAGAAATTTGGTGATGGATGTATAGTTACAAATCCAAACTGTTCAGTTATCGGACTCGTTCTTGCACTAAAACCTTTATTCGATAATTTTGGTTTGGAATCTGTTAATGTAGTAACGATGCAGGCAATTTCGGGTGCAGGACATCCGCGAGTGGTTAATCTGGATATTGATGATAATGTTATTCCTTTTATTGGCGGTGAAGAACCAAAAGTTGAAATTGAACCGCTGAAAATTTTAGGTTCTTTAAATCGAAATAAAATTGTTTATAATAATTTTAAAGTCAGTGCACAATGCAACAGGGTTAATGTCACCGATGGACATACAGAGTGTGTGCAGATAAATTTAAAGAGAAAAGCGTCTGCGGATGAGATAATAAACGTCTGGCAAGAATTTAAATCAACTCCTCAACAGCTTGATCTTCCTTCATCTCCTGTTCAACCAATTCACTATGGAATCGAGAATGCATTTCCACAACCAAAGCATCAGCGCAACGCTGATAAAGGAATGGCCGTTTCAATCGGAAGATTAAAGAAGGACAATATTTTTGATTATAGTTTTGTAATACTTTCACATAATACGGTACGTGGTGCTGCAGGTGGTGCTATACTTTGTGCAGAACTTATGAAAGCAAAAGGATATCTATAG
- a CDS encoding PAS domain S-box protein, producing MNSKKKSNAHKTVQFDSMAVNPFFGFDLFDSLPDMYFLLDVNGEIIKMNRKSKEIIKSFLKNKPTNFLDFIDLCNRESVNNVFFQCISFTKTAEIETQFLLDKEEIDVKISFTHHMLPTDGKDKEFVFAVVKDITKEKVKDIELQRFFNIVESSLNPILITDLNGKMIYVNPAFVKSSGYSKEELIGRNPRIFGSGKLPKKFWDKMWQTISSGKVWFGEVEDRKKNGEPFYTQLLISPIFDKNQKVTGYFGIHRDLSEKRTLEKQLIHTQKMESIGTLAAGIAHEVGNPLASISALVQVAERNTEDTFIKEKLGLVKNQVTRISKIIRDLVDFSRPSNFELQRVNINECLKESIEITKVGTKAKNISFEVKLSDDIPNLPLVADQLEQVFVNILLNAVDAINENKNSKKENRISIESAMVNDEVIIAFTDSGSGIKEENLNKIFEPFFTTKSQGKGTGLGLWVSYGIIKSFQGNIEVESTPEFGTKFTIRLPIDN from the coding sequence GTGAATAGCAAGAAAAAATCTAATGCACATAAAACAGTTCAATTTGATTCGATGGCTGTGAATCCATTTTTTGGATTTGATCTCTTCGATTCACTGCCGGATATGTATTTTCTGCTTGATGTAAATGGTGAAATCATCAAGATGAACAGGAAGTCAAAAGAAATCATAAAATCTTTTCTTAAAAATAAACCGACAAATTTTCTTGATTTTATTGATCTGTGTAACCGTGAGAGTGTCAACAATGTATTCTTTCAATGTATAAGTTTTACCAAAACCGCTGAGATTGAAACACAATTTCTTCTCGATAAGGAAGAAATAGATGTTAAAATTTCTTTTACACATCATATGCTTCCAACTGATGGCAAAGATAAAGAATTTGTTTTTGCAGTTGTTAAAGATATTACCAAGGAGAAAGTCAAGGATATTGAGCTGCAGCGTTTTTTCAATATTGTTGAAAGCAGTCTTAATCCGATATTGATTACTGATTTAAATGGAAAAATGATTTATGTAAATCCTGCTTTTGTTAAATCCAGTGGTTATAGTAAAGAAGAACTGATCGGGCGAAATCCGAGAATTTTTGGAAGCGGAAAACTGCCAAAGAAATTCTGGGATAAAATGTGGCAGACAATCTCAAGCGGTAAAGTTTGGTTTGGCGAGGTTGAAGACCGAAAGAAAAACGGCGAACCATTTTATACTCAGTTGTTGATTTCACCGATTTTCGATAAGAACCAAAAAGTTACCGGATATTTCGGAATTCATCGTGACTTAAGTGAAAAGAGGACACTTGAAAAACAATTGATCCATACACAAAAGATGGAAAGCATTGGCACCCTCGCAGCAGGAATTGCTCACGAAGTTGGTAATCCATTAGCTTCAATTTCGGCATTGGTACAAGTAGCAGAGCGAAACACTGAAGATACTTTCATCAAAGAAAAATTGGGGCTTGTTAAAAATCAGGTCACTCGAATATCAAAAATAATTCGTGACCTTGTTGATTTTTCCCGACCATCAAATTTTGAATTACAGCGTGTCAATATTAATGAATGTCTTAAAGAATCAATCGAGATTACAAAAGTTGGTACAAAAGCAAAAAATATCTCTTTCGAAGTGAAGTTAAGTGACGATATACCAAATCTGCCGCTTGTTGCGGATCAGCTTGAACAGGTTTTCGTGAATATATTATTAAATGCAGTTGATGCTATTAACGAAAATAAAAATTCTAAGAAAGAAAACAGAATTAGCATTGAATCGGCAATGGTTAATGATGAAGTAATTATCGCCTTTACTGACTCAGGTAGCGGAATCAAAGAAGAAAATCTGAATAAAATTTTTGAACCATTCTTTACTACAAAATCGCAAGGTAAAGGTACCGGACTCGGTTTGTGGGTTAGTTATGGAATTATAAAAAGTTTTCAGGGTAATATTGAAGTTGAGAGCACACCGGAGTTCGGGACAAAATTTACAATCAGGCTGCCAATTGATAATTAA
- a CDS encoding YbaN family protein yields the protein MSSEQNIQVKAISPVVKYLYLISGFLLVIIGVIGIFLPVLPTTIFLILASACFIKSSPQANEWLRNHKILGMYIKNYQDNSGLTVMSKVINITLLWLMISVSALVFTELWYIRLLLFLIAVGVTIHLLLVKTKRD from the coding sequence GTGTCATCAGAACAAAATATTCAAGTAAAAGCAATTTCGCCAGTAGTGAAATACTTATATCTTATTTCAGGATTTCTTCTTGTTATAATAGGTGTGATTGGTATTTTCCTTCCAGTTCTTCCAACAACAATCTTCCTGATTCTTGCATCTGCCTGTTTTATTAAAAGCTCACCGCAGGCAAATGAGTGGCTGCGAAATCATAAAATACTAGGTATGTATATAAAAAATTATCAGGATAACTCAGGATTAACTGTAATGTCAAAAGTAATTAATATTACTTTATTGTGGTTAATGATTTCTGTCTCCGCATTGGTATTCACTGAACTCTGGTATATAAGATTACTATTATTTTTAATCGCAGTCGGTGTGACGATACATCTGCTGTTGGTGAAGACTAAAAGAGATTAG
- a CDS encoding sigma-54-dependent Fis family transcriptional regulator, producing the protein MAEKILVVDDEDIIRESLSYILTKEKYEVAEAPNGKVAYEMLKETSYDLVITDIEMPEMKGIELLDEIKKMNLQTNTIVITAYGSMETAIAALRSGASDYILKPVEFDELLIKVKKLFEVRDLHLENRILRKELQREYDYTNIIGKSPAIAQVFEMIKAVADTESTVLISGNSGTGKELVAKALHYNSKRSNKPFIALNCGAISENLIESELFGHKKGAFTGAISDKEGFIKAAEGGTLFLDEISEMPPQLQVKLLRAIQEKEYTPVGTTLSLPVNVRFIASTNRNLQEYVGQGKFREDLYYRLNVVDIHLPSLKDREGDIPLLADHFLDKYRKQMNKNIKGISNDAMRALMNHEWKGEIRELENVIERSVIFCNEDFINIKHLPAQFQSVTEHSEYSPSGSLDESVKRFEKDIITRALEANEFNKEKTAETLQVGLSTLYRKMKELDIQI; encoded by the coding sequence ATGGCTGAAAAAATATTAGTAGTTGATGATGAAGATATAATTCGTGAATCACTCTCGTATATCTTAACAAAAGAAAAATATGAAGTCGCGGAAGCACCGAATGGAAAAGTTGCTTATGAGATGCTGAAAGAAACTTCTTACGATCTTGTAATCACAGATATAGAAATGCCGGAGATGAAAGGCATTGAACTCCTCGATGAAATAAAGAAAATGAACCTCCAGACAAACACAATTGTAATTACAGCTTATGGTTCAATGGAAACTGCAATTGCAGCTCTCAGGAGCGGTGCCAGTGATTATATTCTGAAACCTGTTGAGTTCGATGAACTTCTGATCAAAGTAAAAAAGCTTTTTGAAGTCAGAGATCTGCATCTTGAAAACAGAATTTTACGTAAAGAGTTACAACGTGAATATGATTACACAAACATCATTGGTAAAAGTCCTGCTATTGCGCAGGTATTTGAGATGATAAAAGCTGTTGCTGATACTGAAAGTACAGTTTTGATCTCCGGAAACAGCGGCACCGGAAAGGAACTTGTCGCAAAAGCTCTTCACTACAATTCAAAAAGATCAAACAAACCTTTCATTGCATTGAACTGTGGTGCCATTTCAGAAAACCTGATTGAGAGCGAATTATTCGGCCATAAAAAAGGAGCTTTCACAGGAGCAATCAGTGATAAGGAAGGTTTTATTAAAGCTGCAGAAGGAGGAACACTTTTCCTTGATGAGATAAGTGAAATGCCTCCACAACTGCAGGTAAAACTTTTGCGAGCAATACAGGAAAAAGAATATACTCCTGTTGGTACTACATTATCACTTCCTGTTAATGTCAGATTCATCGCGTCTACAAACAGGAATCTCCAGGAATATGTCGGCCAGGGTAAATTCAGAGAAGATTTATACTACAGACTTAATGTTGTGGATATTCATTTACCATCATTGAAAGATCGTGAAGGTGATATACCGCTTCTAGCGGACCATTTTCTGGACAAATACAGAAAACAGATGAATAAGAATATCAAAGGCATTTCAAATGATGCGATGAGAGCGTTGATGAATCACGAGTGGAAAGGTGAAATCCGTGAGCTCGAAAACGTAATAGAAAGATCCGTAATATTCTGTAATGAAGATTTCATAAACATAAAACATCTTCCGGCACAATTTCAGTCTGTAACCGAGCATTCGGAATATTCACCTTCAGGTTCTCTTGATGAATCTGTAAAAAGATTTGAAAAAGATATCATCACACGAGCACTTGAAGCAAACGAATTCAATAAAGAAAAGACAGCTGAAACTCTTCAGGTTGGGCTTTCAACTTTGTACAGAAAGATGAAAGAACTGGACATTCAGATTTAA
- a CDS encoding acyl-CoA thioesterase, which translates to MFTIKRKINFYDCDPAGILFYAKLFEISHSVYEEMINSFNLKKNYWTNDEFVVPIIKTDGAYFKPLKAGETVSINLTVTLRKENSFELTYEWINKAGELAAKARTVHVFVDKKRWVKIPIYDDIVKGLESHQRDVNL; encoded by the coding sequence ATGTTTACAATAAAACGAAAAATTAATTTTTACGACTGCGATCCAGCAGGAATTTTATTTTACGCAAAATTATTTGAAATCAGTCACTCTGTTTATGAGGAAATGATAAACAGCTTCAACCTGAAAAAAAACTATTGGACCAATGATGAATTCGTCGTTCCGATAATAAAGACTGACGGAGCGTATTTCAAACCATTAAAAGCAGGTGAAACTGTTTCGATAAATCTTACAGTCACACTTCGCAAAGAAAATTCATTCGAACTTACTTACGAATGGATAAACAAAGCAGGTGAGCTCGCTGCAAAAGCAAGAACAGTCCATGTTTTTGTCGACAAAAAGCGATGGGTTAAAATTCCAATTTACGATGACATTGTAAAAGGTTTGGAATCACATCAAAGGGATGTTAATCTGTAA